In Callospermophilus lateralis isolate mCalLat2 chromosome 18, mCalLat2.hap1, whole genome shotgun sequence, one DNA window encodes the following:
- the LOC143384197 gene encoding aurora kinase C-like, whose protein sequence is MDPGRQVQRAQEGPGSPSPVSSSTRRRRSSRVPRGPAGAAAGQTRPGIPTRKRFTINDFEIGRPLGKGRFGNVYLARLKENHFIVALKVLFKSQIEKAGLEHQLRREVEIQAHLRHPNILRLYNYFYDSTRIYLILEFAARGELYNLLQRSGPLDEQRTATIMEELADALTYCHNNKVIHRDIKPENLLLGLMGEVKIADFGWSVHAPSLRRQTMCGTLDYLPPEIVEGRTYDEKVDVWCVGVLCYELLVGRPPFESPSQSETQRRILKVDVTFPPSMPEGAQDLVSKLLRYQPSERLPLAQVLEHPWVKAHSRRVLPPGFQKAS, encoded by the exons ATGGACCCCGGACGCCAGGTCCAAAGGGCTCAGGAGGGCCCTGGCTCGCCCTCACCTGTATCATCCTCCACCCGGAGGCGGCGGTCCTCTCGGGTACCGCGTGGACCCGCAG GAGCTGCAGCGGGGCAGACGCGACCCGGAATCCCCACCCG GAAGCGCTTCACAATCAATGACTTTGAAATCGGGCGTCCTCTGGGCAAGGGCAGATTTGGGAACGTCTACCTGGCTCGACTGAAGGAGAACCATTTCATCGTGGCCCTGAAGGTCCTCTTCAAGTCCCAGATCGAGAAGGCGGGACTGGAGCACCAGCTGCGCAGGGAAGTCGAGATCCAGGCGCATCTACG ACACCCGAACATCCTACGCCTCTACAACTATTTCTATGACTCTACCCGGATATACCTGATTCTGGAGTTTGCTGCCAGGGGTGAGCTCTACAACTTGCTGCAGAGAAGCGGCCCCTTGGATGAGCAGCGCACAGCTACG ATAATGGAGGAGTTGGCAGACGCCCTGACATACTGCCACAACAACAAGGTGATTCACAGGGACATTAAGCCAGAGAATCTGCTGCTGGGGCTGATGGGTGAGGTGAAGATTGCAGACTTTGGCTGGTCTGTGCATGCCCCCTCCCTCAG GAGACAGACTATGTGTGGGACCCTGGACTACTTgcccccagaaatagtggaaggcaGGACCTACGATGAGAAGGTGGACGTGTGGTGCGTCGGGGTGCTCTGCTACGAGCTGCTGGTGGGACGGCCACCCTTTGAGAGCCCCTCTCAGAGCGAGACCCAGAGGCGCATCCTCAAG GTGGATGTGACATTTCCCCCCTCAATGCCTGAGGGGGCCCAGGACTTGGTCTCCAAGCTTCTGAGATACCAGCCCTCAGAGCGGCTTCCCCTGGCTCAGGTTCTGGAGCACCCTTGGGTGAAGGCTCATTCCCGGAGGGTGTTGCCTCCCGGTTTTCAGAAGGCTTCCTGA